The DNA region CCATGGCGTCGGGTGTCAAGGAGATCTGCACGCGTGCGATCGGGAAGCCCAGCCGGGCGGCCACCTCGATCTGCTTGCGCATGTATTCGACCAGCTCGTCGTGATTCATGAGCCGGTCGCGGTGGATTCCGGTGTCAACGTTGACTGCAAGGGAGGTGGGAACGAGGTCCACCTCGGCCACCAGGTCACGGAACCGGCCAACAAAGTTGTCGTCGATGCGGTCCGGGAAGCCCCGGAGGCTGGAGAATCCAATGACCTCGAGCCCCGGACCGAAGCCCTCCGAAGCCAGTTTGCGGATCAGGCCGTCGAGGTCGTACTGCCGGGCGTGGAAGGCCCGCGTGAAGCTGTAAAGGGTGACGCCCTGGATCGGCGTGCCGAGGCTGGTCATCGCTGTGCCACCTTCATGGTCTTGGTGTCGTGCTCTTCGATGTGCAGCACGCCGTGGTCGGTGATGATGTAGGGGATGTAGAGCTTCAGGTCCACCCGGACCTCGTGCTCGGCCTGGTCATCCTGGACGGGAAGCTGGCCGGAAAGGACAGCCGAATCCAGCGGGAACCACCACTCGCCGGTCTCGTCCACGAGTTCCTCAAAGCTGAACGTGCGGTTGTTCATGGTCCAGCGCAGCGAGTCCTCGGGGGCGGCGACGCCGTCCACCGTCAGCGCCGCTCCAGCGATGCACGAACCCGGAAGGGCGCGGTACCAGGGGATGCGGACTTCGACGGCGGTGCGGCCGTCCCGGGTGGTGAGTGTTCCTTGCTCGATAATGCGGTCGGCGATCATCGAGACCTCCTTGTCTGCGGCATGCCTTGCCTGCGATTGAACGAAGTGCTGGCATCGTACCACTTCTTCATTATTTGCTCATTCTATTGTCTGATTCAGACATAAGTAAAGCCCTGATGAGTTCTTCTGTGATTTTCCGTGCCCCGCGTACGGCAAGTGCGACTGCCGTCAGCGTGGGGTTGCACGCCGTAGGGGTGGGGATGACGCCGTTGCCGGCCACGAAGAGGCCGGGAACCTGCCAGACCTGGCTGTCGGGGGAGCAGACGCTTTCGCCGTCGTCCGTTTCGCCCATCCGCGTTGTCCCCTGGTAGTGCAGCGATGCTCCGGGCGGCATAACGAACGGACGCTCGTCGAGTGGTTCGCCTACCGCCTTGCCTAGGCGGACGATTTCCTTCTTCGCGCGCTCCAGGCCTTCCTTGTCCCGATCCGTGAGGCGGTAGTGGATGCGCATGGCGGGCATTCCGTAGGAGTCGCGGGCGTCGTCGTCGAATGCCACCCGGTCCTCGCGCTGAAGGTCCTTGGCGCAGAACAGCCCCAGCCCGACGATCGAGCCGGGCATAATGGGGTCATCGTCGGCCACGGGAACCGGTGAGGCGTCCAGCTGCATGATCTGGCCATGGAAGGGCGTCTCGTCAGTGTAGGGAACCCACGCCACCCCGCTCTGCTCGCTGAGCGCACCGTCGGCGGCTGCCGGCGCATTTGCAGGCTCTACATCGCGAAGCCTGCTCGCGAAGACCACCTGCGCCTGGTCATTGAGGTAGCGGCCCAGCGCGTCCGGCCTGATGCCGGAGGCCCACAGCAGCTGCGGCGTGCGCAGCGCGTCTCCACCCACCACAACATAACGGGCAGCCACGCGATGGGTCTCGCCGTTACGGCGGTCCTGGACTTCGATGCCGGCAGCAATGCCGTCCTCCACCAGCACACGCGTCGCCAGCGACTCATCAAAGAGTTCGAACTGCGGGTTTTCCCGGGTGACGTCACCTATCACGACGTCGGAGCCTGACCAGATGAGGCCGCCGTCCTCCCGCCGGTGTACAGCCAGCGGCATCGGCTGGACCCGGAACGCAGGGTCGCGGCCCTCGTCCGCTGCGGCCGACAGGCGCTTGATGACGAGGTCCGAGAAAGGTGCGCCGTCGAAGGCGTGCGTGGTGACACCCAGCAGGCGGCCGGCCTCGTCGAGAAGCCGTTCCAGGTCCGGCAGGAACGGAATACGCTCCTTGCCGCCCGGGCGCGGGCAGGCCGCAGTCCAGTGCGCGGCCATGCCGCCCACATTGCTGGACATGGCCGCGACGGGCATCCCGTCTTCTCCCGGAAAGGCATAGCCCTCCGGCAGCAGGTACGTGCCGGCCCGGGCTCGGCGTTCTCCGCTCTTGACGGCGCCGGGAGAGTTCACCGTTTCGACGACCGCCCCCGGGCCTTCGGAAGCGCGCTGCGCGAGGCTGCGGCGTTCAGGATCCCCGATGTTCCTGACGTGCGCCCCGGGCGGATTGCTCACGGTGGGGCCCACTTCGAACATAGAGATGGTGGCGCCGGGTGCTTCCTCGCTGAGGATCCGTGCGTACGCCGAGGCCGTGGGTCCGCTGCCAACGATGGCGACGTCGACGCGGGCGGGGTACCTGTTTGGGCTCACCGCGCCACCAGTTCCTGGATCCACTGGACAGACTTGGCCGAGTCGATGGTGGGGTAGTACTCGAGGCCGATCGGGCCGGCGTAGCCGCTGTTCTGCAGGTCTGCGAGCCGTGCGTGCCAGTCGATGGATCCCGAACCGGGTTCGCCGCGACCGGGCGCATCAGCGATCTGAACGTACTTGATGAGGTCGCCGGCGTTGGCCAGCTCGGCGGCCACGTTCTCGCCCTCGACGGAGGAGTGGTAAAGGTCGTAGAGGACGCCGAAGTTGGGCGAGTTGACGCCCTTGGCCACGTAAACGGCCTCTGACGTCCGGTCCAGGAGCGCCCCCGGGTGGTCCACTCTGATATTCACCGGCTCCAGGACAAGGGTGATGCCGGAGCCCTCGATGTGTGCGACGCCGCGGGTGAAGATCTCGATCAGTTCGTCCAGCTGGTCCTGGCGTTTGCGGCCACCGAAGCCGGTGCCGCTGCCCACCACGATCCGGGGGCAGCCGAGCTGCTGCGCTACCTCGACGCCGGCGTCGAGGCCCGTGTAGAAGGGCGCGTGGTCCTTCGGCGGGATCATGAACTGCATGCGCGGTTCCGCGAGCTGGGACGTGAGCTGGACACCGGTTTCCTCGAGTGCGTCCTTGAGGGCGGGGATGTCCTTGCCGGTGGGGCCCCACATTTCGACGGCGTCGAAGCCGGCGGCGGCTGCTGCGCGGACCCGGTCCGCAGCGCTTTCGCCTGCTTCGCCGAACAAAAGGTCAATGTTAGGTGAAAGTTGGAACATAGTGTCTCCTGGAAGTTGAAAAGGGAACTAAAACATGGGGTGGTCGTGGACGGGATGCTCCGGGACCGGCTGGAGGACGTCCCAGTGCTCAACAATCCGTCCGTCTTTGAAGCGGTAGATATCTGCGACGGCGGCGTCCGGGCGGCCGGGACCTGATGCCTTGACGTGCACCATTGCGAGGTTGCCGTCCACCAGGATGCGCTGCACGTCAAACCTGGACTCAGGCGATCGGTCGAACTTTGGCGTCAGCATCCGGATAGCCGCCTCCGGACCGTCGGGAATGGTCGGGTTGTGCTGCCTGTAGTCGTCAGCCACCAGGAAGTCGAAGGCTTCGCGCACCCGTTTTTGGGTGTAGAACATCTCCACGAAGCGCTCGAACGCTTCGCGGTTGTCAACCGTCACGGGTCAGCCCTTCAGGCCGCCGGAGAAGCCCTGAATAAAGCGCTTCTGCGCGAACAGGAACAGCGCCAGGATGGGAACCATGGACACGATCACGATCGCAAAGATCGAATTCCACTCCGAAACCAGTGAACCGATGTAGTAGTACATGGCCACCGGCAGCGTCTGGTTGGCCGAGCCGCCCAGGAAGATCAGCGAGGTGAAGAAGTCGTTCCACACGATGAGCCCGGCGAAAATGGTGACCGTTCCGGTGGCGGGAGCCATCATGGGCAGCACCACCTTCCCAAAAATCTGGGACCTGCTGGCACCGTCAATGGTGGCTGCCTCCTCGTAATCCGTGCCAAGTCCCCGGAAAAAGTTGGAGTAGAGGAAGATCGACAGCGGCAGGAGCATGCCGGTGTACAGGACGATCAGGCCCCATGCGGATCCTGTGAGACCCATGGCACGTGCGCCCATGTATAGGGGTACGGCGCCGAGCTGGCCGGGGAGGATGATGGCGATCAGGAAGAGATAGTACGCGCCCTTGCTCCAGCGGCGGGTGCTGCGGGAGATCACGTATCCAGTGATTGACCCGAGCGCGATGAGCCCGACGATACTCCCCGCCGTAATGATGATGCTGTTCACCAGGCCCAGAACAACGTTGGAGTTTCCTGTGGCTGTCAGGACGGCCACGAAGTTGCTGAAGTCCGGGTTCTTCGGGAGCGCAAGGGGCGAGGTGGTGTACATTTCGCTGTCCGGCTTCAGGGCGGTCGTCACTAGGAAGTAGAACGGGGCGAGGAAGGTCAGCGCGAGGACCCAAAGGCCAATTTCGCGGAGCAGGGTGAGTTTGGTGTAGCGGAACATTGTTTAGTCCTCCGGGTTCTGCCGTGTCAGCCGCTGCTGGATTACGGCGAAGAACAGGATGATGGCGGCGAGCACCAGGGCCAGGGCGGCGCCGCCGCCGAAGTTGCCGAGCGCAAATGCCTGTTTGTAGACCTGAGTGGCCAGGGTTTCGGTTGCGCCAGCGGGTCCTCCGTTGGTCAGGGCCATAATCGGGTCGAAGACCCGGAGCCCCTGGACGATTCCCAGCGTTGTGGCGATGGCGATGGCGGGGCGGATGGCTGGCAACGTGACGTAGCGGAAGCGCTGCCAGAGGTTCGCACCGTCGATGGCGGCCGCCTCCTCGACTTCCACCGGGACGCCGGCAAGTCCCGCCATGAAAATCACCATGGCAAAGCCGGTGGACCCCCAGACGAGGACTACGAGCACCGTCCAGATGGCCCACTGCGGGTCGGCGAGCCAGGGTTTGGCGAGGTCTCCGGCGCCTATTGAGGTGAGGAAGACGTTGATGGGCCCGTCAAAGTCAAAGATGTACTTCCAGACGTAGGCAGTGGCCAGGGGGCTGAGCACCACGGGCATAAAGAAGAGGGTGCGGAGAATGTACCGTGTCTTCAGCATCCGGTTGAGGCCGAGGGCGATAATGAGCCCGCCGACATTGCCGAGGAAGACCGAACCAAAGGCCAGGAACAGCGTGTTAGTCAGGGCGCCGAGCTTGGTGGGGTCCTTGAAGATGGCTTCGAAGTTTTGCCAGCCCACAATTTTGAACGAGCCGATGCCTGTCCAGTTGGTGAATGCGAAGAAACCGCCGATACCTGTTGCCACGTAGTGGATGGCGATGACCAGGACAATCCCGGGCAGCGCCCACCACCAATGTCCCAACTGCAGGCCGGTGCTGCGGGGACGGGGTTTTTCGCCCGCCCCCGGAGCACGTCTGCCTCGCAGGGGTGCTTTTGCTGCTTCGCTTTTCGGTTGCATCGTCGCAGTCATGGTAATCCTTGCTTGTCCCTTTGAGTTGTTGGAACTGTGGTGATCTGAAGCTGTTACTGTCCCCAGGCTGTATCCATGGCCTGGAGTACCTGATCGGCAGTTTTCTGCCCGGTGATCAGGCCCTGGACGCCGGTGGCGAGGGCGTCGTACACGGCGGAGTTGGGCCACTGGCTGTTTGGCAGCGGGCCGTACTTTCCGTCCTTGATGAGATCGCCGACGTTCTTGTAGGCGCCGGCGTTGAAGTCGTAGCTGTCGAGGCCGGTGACCGGCAGGGCGCCATCGATTTCCGCGAAGGCCTTGGTCTGCTCAGGCTGGGCCGCCCAGTCGAGGAACGCCTTGGCGGCATCCTTGTTCTTGGACGCCGCGTTGATGGAGAATGCGTAGTTGGCACTGGCGTAGACGAAACTTTCGGAGCTCGCCTCTGCCGGGAGCGCCCGCACATTGAAGTCCGAGTCTGCAGCTGCGGTCTTCAGCTGCTTCCAGCTGGGGCCGGGGATAAAGCCCG from Arthrobacter pascens includes:
- a CDS encoding C-glycoside deglycosidase beta subunit domain-containing protein; this encodes MIADRIIEQGTLTTRDGRTAVEVRIPWYRALPGSCIAGAALTVDGVAAPEDSLRWTMNNRTFSFEELVDETGEWWFPLDSAVLSGQLPVQDDQAEHEVRVDLKLYIPYIITDHGVLHIEEHDTKTMKVAQR
- a CDS encoding GMC oxidoreductase, with translation MSPNRYPARVDVAIVGSGPTASAYARILSEEAPGATISMFEVGPTVSNPPGAHVRNIGDPERRSLAQRASEGPGAVVETVNSPGAVKSGERRARAGTYLLPEGYAFPGEDGMPVAAMSSNVGGMAAHWTAACPRPGGKERIPFLPDLERLLDEAGRLLGVTTHAFDGAPFSDLVIKRLSAAADEGRDPAFRVQPMPLAVHRREDGGLIWSGSDVVIGDVTRENPQFELFDESLATRVLVEDGIAAGIEVQDRRNGETHRVAARYVVVGGDALRTPQLLWASGIRPDALGRYLNDQAQVVFASRLRDVEPANAPAAADGALSEQSGVAWVPYTDETPFHGQIMQLDASPVPVADDDPIMPGSIVGLGLFCAKDLQREDRVAFDDDARDSYGMPAMRIHYRLTDRDKEGLERAKKEIVRLGKAVGEPLDERPFVMPPGASLHYQGTTRMGETDDGESVCSPDSQVWQVPGLFVAGNGVIPTPTACNPTLTAVALAVRGARKITEELIRALLMSESDNRMSK
- a CDS encoding TIM barrel protein, with translation MFQLSPNIDLLFGEAGESAADRVRAAAAAGFDAVEMWGPTGKDIPALKDALEETGVQLTSQLAEPRMQFMIPPKDHAPFYTGLDAGVEVAQQLGCPRIVVGSGTGFGGRKRQDQLDELIEIFTRGVAHIEGSGITLVLEPVNIRVDHPGALLDRTSEAVYVAKGVNSPNFGVLYDLYHSSVEGENVAAELANAGDLIKYVQIADAPGRGEPGSGSIDWHARLADLQNSGYAGPIGLEYYPTIDSAKSVQWIQELVAR
- a CDS encoding nuclear transport factor 2 family protein, with protein sequence MTVDNREAFERFVEMFYTQKRVREAFDFLVADDYRQHNPTIPDGPEAAIRMLTPKFDRSPESRFDVQRILVDGNLAMVHVKASGPGRPDAAVADIYRFKDGRIVEHWDVLQPVPEHPVHDHPMF
- a CDS encoding carbohydrate ABC transporter permease; protein product: MFRYTKLTLLREIGLWVLALTFLAPFYFLVTTALKPDSEMYTTSPLALPKNPDFSNFVAVLTATGNSNVVLGLVNSIIITAGSIVGLIALGSITGYVISRSTRRWSKGAYYLFLIAIILPGQLGAVPLYMGARAMGLTGSAWGLIVLYTGMLLPLSIFLYSNFFRGLGTDYEEAATIDGASRSQIFGKVVLPMMAPATGTVTIFAGLIVWNDFFTSLIFLGGSANQTLPVAMYYYIGSLVSEWNSIFAIVIVSMVPILALFLFAQKRFIQGFSGGLKG
- a CDS encoding carbohydrate ABC transporter permease is translated as MTATMQPKSEAAKAPLRGRRAPGAGEKPRPRSTGLQLGHWWWALPGIVLVIAIHYVATGIGGFFAFTNWTGIGSFKIVGWQNFEAIFKDPTKLGALTNTLFLAFGSVFLGNVGGLIIALGLNRMLKTRYILRTLFFMPVVLSPLATAYVWKYIFDFDGPINVFLTSIGAGDLAKPWLADPQWAIWTVLVVLVWGSTGFAMVIFMAGLAGVPVEVEEAAAIDGANLWQRFRYVTLPAIRPAIAIATTLGIVQGLRVFDPIMALTNGGPAGATETLATQVYKQAFALGNFGGGAALALVLAAIILFFAVIQQRLTRQNPED